From the Ipomoea triloba cultivar NCNSP0323 chromosome 8, ASM357664v1 genome, the window ATGATCACCTTCCACGATCTTATAGTACCTAGATCCATACAAAAAACAAATCAGCCAAGAACTTAATTTGCCGGTTCAGAATGCTGAATAGTCAGTCATCTTTGTACCAGATCAGAACACATGAGAAAAGATCTCAACAAAATGGATAAATACTATTTGAGTGAGTCTCTTGTGAGGATCCTTATCCATGAGACATGTCGGGTGAtgatagaaatgtaatacttatctTGAAATATGTAACACTCCATGCTAATCAAGAATAtgttgtttgttatttataatggAAAGtgcaatatttttgaagaaaaatgtaatattttaaataaaaatgtaatatttaggggttaaataattatttatgagaaaaaatgtaatgctagtcatgaataaattaattaattgttacttatgactaaaattttaatacttgTGAAAaaacctgacccgtctcacgaatcagGAGATTTTGCCATACTATTTACATACCAGATGCCTGGTTGCAGATGTTGGCATTCAGAACCTTCTGCGACAGACTGACTTAGATGCTCGACTGGTAAAAAAGGACGGGTCATGGATATCGTGTTCAACGCTCCATCGTTGTCCCACCAGTCTTCGTCCCTGCATTTGTAGCATTCGAGTTAAAACagcatttttcatttaaaaattaaaagtgtttAAACTAATAGTGAGACTAAGTTTAAAGAAATGCATACCTGTAACCTTTGCAAGGGAGAGGAACATGAGAAGGATGTTGCCATTGGGTCATTTGTAGGACTCTAATAAATAGCAAGGGATGTATTCCAAGTAAAGAAGAAGGAATCGTAACGTCAATGATTTTCCTAGTGCAATTTGTGGCGTAACTGAAGTAGTATGTATTTGGGAATGTAGACAAGTGGGTGTTCAATTTGACAGAGCCTTGGATTGTAAGGTCTGGGAGAATCCAATCTCCAGAAGCAAAGGGACCAGCATTGTCCAAGAGACAATCAAGAAGACCTCTAACGCCAATTTTCTTCCAAGAGATGTTGAAATGATCAAACCCAAAGTTGTAGTAGGCCTTTAGCCAGGGAATGTCTAACCAATCATAAATTATGACTCCAATGCGGCAAATCTGAAGTAGAGAGATGGGCTTCAAGGACCTCCCATCTTCAGGCCTGTAATGCACAGTAACTTGTTTGGGCAGCCAATTCTACTTTTATtagcaaattatactatggaccaggtTCATTGTGCACTTGGTCCAAAATGATATTCAAATGAGTTATTCATCATTTTTggtctttcaattatttttcaactatcaatgtagtctctaattttcaatttcaacaaatTTGATCATCGATTTGTTTacaatttcgtcaattaaaccctttcagGGACCGAAACAGTGCgcttttaaaatttcgtcaatttggTCCCTGGAAggggtttaattgacgaaattttaaacaattcgaaaatcaaattggttgaaattgaaaattagggactacattaataattgggaaacaattgagggactaaaatgtTTATCTTAGTTCCGATTATGTGTCTACCAATTAACAGATTATGTGTTTGCAAATAAATTGAAGTAACatatatgttaactacatacaTATAATGTGTTAAgtgcatgtacataatatgcagttaattaacatattatgtgtcttcaatctATTTATAGAGACATAATATGTTAtctgcaaacacataattttttaaccaaagttCACAAATGAATTCTAgcccatgatataacaattgactGTTATTTAATTCCCCAAacaattacagacacataacttTTGTACTAAGATTCATAACGCAAGATGAATTCCGGTCCATGAAAACAATTGACTGTTATTTAATTCCCGAAACCATACCTCTTGTTAACATGATTTAATGCagaattattaataaaatcactTGCAAACTTACTGAATTCCATCTAGGTAAGCTCTTGTGGTCCCATTGAGTGCTCCAGACAAAGAAGTTAAACTTGAGACCCAATCCTCAGACGTGTTTTCATAACCCTTGAATGCCTACAACAATTAGATTACTTTCTCAGTTTTGACCATGATGAGACAGTTGTGCTAAACCTCATTAATCATGAACTGATTATATATATGCAGACAGACCTTTTCAGCAAGCATTTGCTGCAAAACTCGGACTACCTGTGCTCCAGCCGAATGGCCGACGAAGGGAATAGGGTGATCCTCATCCCACTCAGTGTAATGCCCTGCAATTAATGTGTGTAAATTAAATTGATGTAATATCGGATCTGTTGGGCGGAGGCGGGTAGGCTCTAATCCAGTATTAAGTAGCTAGGGGATTGTTAGGTGAAGGTCGGTGAAGGGTCAAGTTCAACACCAGGTGCCTAAAAGATTGTTGGTTGGAGGCTCCTCTCAAAAATGTGTCTAgggtataaagaaataaaagttgcaagctatagtttttggtgtagtggtaagcgtttgattcGGTAAAAACTGTGCAGTTAAGGCTGGTAAGTGCTAGGGCAATTGTTAGGGGGAGGCCAACAGCCAAGCCAGAAGGGCCAATTCCTGGTCCAGCACTATACCTCTTAAAAATTTGGTTGGctgtataaagaaataaaattgcgtTTCCGCTACGAGTTATAATTTTTGACTTAGTAATAAACACATGATCCAAAAGGTAGTAGGTGCTAGAAAAATTGTTAGGCGGAGGCCAGTGAAGGTCAATACCTAGCACCAGGTGGTTAGAAGATTGTTGGGCAAAGGTCTAAAAGCATCAATATCAATAGTTTTTTGAATGACATGGAGGTGAGGGAGGGTGATTTGGAGGAGAGATGAGAAAATGAATTTGCATAGAATTGGTTTTTTGTGGGGCCAAGAGGacagagaaataatttaaaaacttgTGGTTTGTTTGCGTTGAGCGCAAATTGGGTGCCCTCTTGGGTGCCCAAAGGGCGCGTGTACTACATGCAACCTTTAGCGCGTAAATctcattttttaaagttttttttcttgctgatagttttgttttgtatttttcattttttcctcttctcccatattctcttttctaatcatatCATACCTgcaaaaacttttcaaaaatcacAACTAATGTAGATGCTCTAAAGGCCCCCTACCTTTCGAAGCTATGAGTTATATTTTTTGACATAATTACaagtgtttgatcctaacaagatGACTAGCAAATTAAAAGTTCAAACCTTTTTCATAAATTCTTCCAAATTGTGCATGCCCGCAAGCCTTGCTGTGTTCTTCCCCATAATCAACCTGACCTCCTTTCAAATAGTAGAACAGTTCACGAGCCCTGCAGCCTAAAATCCATCAAACATTGCAGAAACTACAACTAAAAAACATCCTCAAAATGAAACAATTGATAGATAAAAGCCACTCTTGAGCCTCAAACACCCACCTATCATAAATACTAGTCAATGACCCCAAATCAGGCACAAGGATGCTACCATCCTTCTTCTCAGCTCCACCAAAATAAGATAGCCCTCCCATTCTCTACAACACATGACAAATCCCAGAACCAAAAAAAAGCTTGAattataaatgtgcaatctcaATATATTTGATGGAACTAATTGACTCGGGTATATAATTATGTACAGATCAACTAAGTTCGCATAGATTATAAAgggtaaaataataatgaagacAATATAAATGTGGCAATAATCATGGATTAATGCTTGAATGTGCTACAAGAATATATTGTAGTAAGATTGAACATGACCTGTAACATCTAGacaatgcaaatatttataaatgacCGAACAAACTCCCTTGGAATCATAGTGGGCCACAAGACTAAGTGGAGACCCACACAGTGAGCTGTGTAGCTAAGTCAAGGCCCAACACTCCAGGCTCAGAGACGGGCTCCGAGGCATGGATGGGTAGTGGCCCGGGGCCAGCTTCAGAGGCCGGTCTTGTGGGTCTTTGCTCTTTGTCTAAGCTATGTGCTTCTGGACTCAGGTCTCTATTCTTGGGCCATTTACACTATCTCTATCaatattaaacttttaattgagatggaagCTAAGGTATCTTTCATttgaaaagaacaaaaatggCCTGGAAATCACATACCCCTTTTCCGAAACCAAAGATTCCATGAACCAACACAATGGGAGGCAGATTGATAGCGCTGGTTGTGCCCTTTGAATCCTCTACTCTAAGCCCAGTTTTCCCAAGGACAAAATAATCGGTCAAGATCTGAGAGAGGTCACCAGCCACAGCTGTGCTGAATATGTAGAAACCATATCCCAAATGAACCATAGAACTCACGAAAAGCTCAGCAAGTTGCAGACATGTTATCCaccatttcttcattttcaccCTCAACATGCAGCCAAGTTTCAAAACAAACTTTATTGGGAACAAAATGAAACATCAATCTTCCAACTCATCAATATGAAAAGGAATAGTCTCtcaaattaaattcattatccaagttttcaaaaaaaaattcattatccaaAACCGTTGATACCTAtgagcataaataataatatgtttgcTTCACCTAGAAACCCAGAGATTAGATTAGATAAATTTTAGGTAAGGAACAAAATCAGTGAGAAAGAAGACAATCTAAAACCTCTTGATAAAAACTCCATTctcttctttttatttcttttcgatttttttttttttggaattttgtaCAAGTTTGTAACTTGAGCCACTTTCAAGATGGAATATTCAAAGAGgaaaagaattaagaatacGTGCTACTagtttttttaaggaaaatgctTCGTACCTGAAATTATTTACAACTTTACGATATATCTAAATTGTATTAAGTATaatatttctttaatatttattaattactcatTGTTAATAAAGTGCATTGAGAAAAAGGATTTTTACAATCAAAGTATTTTTTCACTCCTCCTAGTTGTTTTGATTTATGGAACAATGCAGTAGTTCAAGATCTAGTTCACAAGACCATTctataaaaattgtatttgtaTTATATTGATGAGTCTGTACTATATAATAGACTTAGTTCAGTATCTGAAGACAAACACCGAAAATCAAGTGTGAACCAGATAGGAAGACTAGTTCAAGATGAAGTTCAAgacagttatatatatagttagcgCATAATCCAGAAGGATTCTTATAAATGCCCTCCGTCTACATGCAGTCATGCAGATATGATTGATTTTTTTCAAGATATTACTATGCATATCCAATATTCTTTCAAGGgaatattttttagattaaataAAGTAACTTGATGAATCTGACTCAATTCAAGTTGACTTAATGCTTGACGATTTCGAGCCGTCAACCACAGTAGGAATTCGGGAGAGCAGTAGTTGAGGGGGAGCCTCGACTTGTAAGATTGAAAAATTTTGCACCATCTCTTCAAGAAAAACACTATACGAAGGCTGAGGATCAGCACTGGAAGTTTGAAGTGTTCGCTCCTTATTGATTGTTTGGTAATATCGTTCAATTGATTTATGAATGAAGAGTTGGGCTAACCATATTGTGGTGCCTCCAGATGTAGGAATGACTATTCCAAACTGGGTTACCAAACATGTTGCGTTCTTGTGCGTGCAAACTCTCTTCTTGATTTTATCATTGCATGTTAAAATCTCCCTACACCACGTTTTGAACTAGTTCATCGACTGCGTCAAATAAGTCTATCACGCATCGTTACAATTTGGTTCTTAGCACTTAACTTTGTATTGAGTTACTACATACGCTAAATTTCACTTGGTATCAGAGTGGTTCCGAGAACCTccttcactagtacaaaactgaTCATAAATATAGGACAATTTGCGTCTGATAAACGTGTAAAGTGATGCggtggcaatgccccaataacagtaggaccaaaaaaagaATGACTCTTGTTTTATGtcattttcatattattattatattttgagccTGTGATtatttatcaccaattggttttaagtatgATATgtcaaccagatagccaaaagAAGTCTgtagttaagcgtgcttgactcaGCAGTCACAGGATGGGTTACCCCTTAAAAAGTAAGCATAATGCAGCGGTGAGATCCACAAATATGCGTGTATAGGAAGATGAAGGTTTGGTTGGGGACATTTGAGACGATGAAGGAGGCGGCCAGAGCCTTTGACGAATGAGCTATCTTGATGAACGGTCAAAATGCGAAGACAAACTTTTCGACGGCCGTGGCTAATAAAGACGATAAAGATCATTTTTCATcttcaacttcttcttcttctacgaGCTCTCTTTATGCTATCTTGTGCGTGAAGCTTCATAAATgctggaaaaaaattaaaatctttagtatttttaaaatttgagagtaaatttgtctttttaactatttttaGTCGATAATTTGACCGGAGTGAtcgaaattgaaaaaaattacataattaagatattaaattgatactttttaaagtcgtggactgtaattaatatatgtgattttcaaattaaacttgGACCATCATTGTATTTGagaaacaaatttaaaactgtTCAGCACTACCtctattattactatatatgttCATAGCATTCATTGTTGTTGTCGTTTATTTTATAgaggtaaaaataaaaatatgatcaCAAAACATTTTTTCCTCTTACATTTAAGTGATTTAACTTATATCATGTACAATTAGACCTCCGCAAAAGCaatcaattcaaattaaagtaataaaaaaGTTTGACCCTCGAGACTTAGCGTAGTTGGTTCGCCACTTAACATGTATGAGAAAGAGGCTCAATGATAATGGAAGATTGAATCCATGTGCGCACATAAAGATTGCTAAGACTTGACCGGTGGGACCATTGTAGATTTTCTATGGTTTTAAAGGCCTCTATTTAGTTCGATGATTCATTTACACTATTTTACCtaatttaatgatatatttgagcattatattttatttaatagtatattaaCATCTTTATaagttattttatattttatacattaattagTTAGGGACTAAAAACTATTAACTAATACAATTATATTCATTACTTGTCATTAGTCCATCCATCTGCTATTTGCTAATTACCAATCAACCCAATGCCTCTAATGGATATATTAGGGATTGGACCGGAGAAAATCGACCCGGAAGTGTGGATCAAGAGTGACGTGGATGAACCTAGGGCCCCAAGATAGAGCCTCGTGCTCAACCAAGGTGCCCTAGGCCGAGCCCATGCTTGGGCCTCGGCCCAAGCCCCATGCCTCGGCCAAGGCTGTGGACCAGCGCCTCGGATGGGGTGCTCAGCTAGGGAGTGCCAAGGGTGCTCGGCTAGGGGTGCCAGGGGGTGTGCTCGGCTGGGATGCCGAGGGGGTGCTCGGCTGGGGTGCCTAGGGTGTGCTCGGCTACGGGTGCCAGGGGGTGCTCAGTCAGGCGTGGTCAAAGTTTGTTGCAACCAAGTCCCCCTTTTATGGGGGGCAGTTAGGACGtttatttgtataaatattaGGATGATTGTCTCATTAAGACGTCATATTCATATCCATTTTTGTCCTAATCTACTTTGTAATAGCATTACTTTGTCTTTGTAATAGCTTTGCAACTACGATTTAATACAATACTTGGTCTCTGTGACCCTACAACGCTTGTTTTGCCTATTTTTCCTATTCATTTACATTATCTTTTACGTACttatcgggtttattgattTGGTCTActcgggttaattaaatccatcagcCTCTATGGCGACTCTATATATGGCGTTTACAAGATGAACGGTACAAGGTAAATttttgccaagcaccttgtgctcagatgacatgtagtgactctcctatattggaggtcatgagatcgaatCTCAATGGAGGCAgtactgactctttgtgcttcaacaggttgagaaagtatctaTAAACAGATagtacaatgtaatagggtaaTATACAATGTGTGCTCTTGAATGCTTACAGAAGATTACTTGATTGCTTTAAGCCTTTAATTATGACTTCTTTAATAAGTTATGTCTTTCCTTTATATAACAGACGCATGAATGTCACCACCACTAGTATTTCATAAATatctaatactaaaatattttctacAAAATTATCTCTAtcactaattaattattttaattaagtatcattcattttctttaattctaTGATTAAAACTAGCATTTTCAATAGGAATTTTTGCTCCGTTATTGTCTtgttgagaaagaaaaaaatcaatattatagTTTTTACGGTAATGGGGAGGCtagtttttagatttttttatacCGCAAATATAGGTCTTTTGTGGGGTCCAATTGAAaagagaaaaggagaaaaaaaaactgtGATCCGCGTGTGTGGACCAATATATTTGCGCCCGCATAAATACAtgcttcttattattattattttttatttcttgtcatattcctttatttttcttttgctttcctttttttttttcctccctccTCTCCCTTCTAATTGACacctcaaaaaccacaaaaaaaaaaaactcattgcTACTTGCTAGCTATTGAGGATGCTCGTAAGTTCTCTAATAATTT encodes:
- the LOC116028081 gene encoding uncharacterized protein LOC116028081, with product MKKWWITCLQLAELFVSSMVHLGYGFYIFSTAVAGDLSQILTDYFVLGKTGLRVEDSKGTTSAINLPPIVLVHGIFGFGKGRMGGLSYFGGAEKKDGSILVPDLGSLTSIYDRARELFYYLKGGQVDYGEEHSKACGHAQFGRIYEKGHYTEWDEDHPIPFVGHSAGAQVVRVLQQMLAEKAFKGYENTSEDWVSSLTSLSGALNGTTRAYLDGIQPEDGRSLKPISLLQICRIGVIIYDWLDIPWLKAYYNFGFDHFNISWKKIGVRGLLDCLLDNAGPFASGDWILPDLTIQGSVKLNTHLSTFPNTYYFSYATNCTRKIIDVTIPSSLLGIHPLLFIRVLQMTQWQHPSHVPLPCKGYRDEDWWDNDGALNTISMTRPFLPVEHLSQSVAEGSECQHLQPGIWYYKIVEGDHIIFILNQERAGLQFDLIYDNIIERCRKHVFRRIPIVEYVSYKE